The Polycladomyces zharkentensis genome segment CGGAGCTAGCGTTGAACCTGAAAGCGATGGCTATCCGGAGGCTTGGTTTACAAAGGGATTCAAACAAGTCGGTCCATATTATACAAAGAAAGTATATCGATATGATAATTACATGCGAGCCTGCACTCTCTGGTACCACGACCATGCACTTGGTATCACAAGACTCAATGTTTATGCAGGCCTCGCAGGATTTTACCTTATAAGAGATCAACAGGAACGCTTATTGAATTTGCCATGCGGTCCATATGAAATCCCTCTTATGATACAAGACAAATCTTTTAATAAAGATGGTTCTCTTTTTTACCCGAAGCAGCCAGAAAAACCAATCCCGCAATTAGAAACATCGATTGTTCCTGAATTTATAGGGAATACCAATCTGGTGAATGGCAAAGTATGGCCCTATTTAAAAGTGGAACCCCGTAAATATCGATTTAGGTTGCTGAATGCATCGAACACCCGTTTCTACAGGCTCAAGCTCGACTCGGGACAATTTTTTTATCAAATCGGAACCGATGGAGGGTTGATGGAATATCCGATTGGAGTCAAAGAAATTATGTTGGCTCCTGCAGAAAGAGCAGATGTCATCATTGATTTTACCAACCTTGAGGGAAAGAATATTATCATGACAAATGATGCCCCTGCTCCTTTTCCCGGCGGCGCTTCTCCAAATCCAAATACGGTTGGTACAGTGATGCAATTTAGAGTAACTCTTCCTCTTTCAAGTATTGATACAAGTGTGATACCGTCTTATCTGGGGTCTCTTCCCAAACTGAGAGAACAATCAGCTTCAAAGATCAGATATTTAACATTAGATGATATAACCGATCAGTACGGCCGTGAATGGATGTTATTAGATGGTAAAAGATGGGATGCCCCTATAACAGAAAATCCAAAATTGGGATCAACCGAAATATGGTATCTCATCAACTTAACTACAGATACTCATCCTATTCATATTCACTTAGTTGATTTCCAAATACTTGACCGAAGAGCTTTCGATGTGGAACGATTTAAAAAGGAGAGAGTCATCCATTACACTGGCCCTTCGATCCCTCCTGAACCACAAGAAAGAGGATGGAAAGACACAGTAAGAGCTAATCCTAACCAGGTAACTCGAATTATTATGAGATTTGGTCCTTATACAGGTTTGTATGTGTGGCACTGTCATATTTTGGAGCATGAGGATTATGAAATGATGAGACCGTTTGTGGTGATCCGATAACGAACACCACGACGATCGCCAGAGCAAATACGACTATAAGCGGCACGCAGCGCACCAAACATTCACAGAGTAGAGATCCTCACTCACCCCTACCATAGGGCTCAAACCTCTTTGTTATACAGAAATCCCTTGTATAAACGGCGTTTTAAGCCTATACAGGGATACCGCAAGCAATTTAGACGTCACTTAAAGAAACCCACCCATTGCCTTACAACCTGGACGGGTTCTTTTT includes the following:
- a CDS encoding multicopper oxidase family protein, translating into MILSKFVDKLPIPPVLKPCRKDPFHTYYKVNMTEFKQSLHSELNDTTVWGYEGSYPGPTIEVESGEKVFIKWINNLPAKHLLPVDYTVHGAHMDVPEVRTVVHVHGASVEPESDGYPEAWFTKGFKQVGPYYTKKVYRYDNYMRACTLWYHDHALGITRLNVYAGLAGFYLIRDQQERLLNLPCGPYEIPLMIQDKSFNKDGSLFYPKQPEKPIPQLETSIVPEFIGNTNLVNGKVWPYLKVEPRKYRFRLLNASNTRFYRLKLDSGQFFYQIGTDGGLMEYPIGVKEIMLAPAERADVIIDFTNLEGKNIIMTNDAPAPFPGGASPNPNTVGTVMQFRVTLPLSSIDTSVIPSYLGSLPKLREQSASKIRYLTLDDITDQYGREWMLLDGKRWDAPITENPKLGSTEIWYLINLTTDTHPIHIHLVDFQILDRRAFDVERFKKERVIHYTGPSIPPEPQERGWKDTVRANPNQVTRIIMRFGPYTGLYVWHCHILEHEDYEMMRPFVVIR